Proteins encoded in a region of the Oncorhynchus gorbuscha isolate QuinsamMale2020 ecotype Even-year linkage group LG16, OgorEven_v1.0, whole genome shotgun sequence genome:
- the LOC124000776 gene encoding uncharacterized protein LOC124000776, with translation MSGKIKSRIAANADSLSGSVSCDERILRDCHQLYIDADSGLVAVAQSVGVTLLAPRKKITVMLMGNHSAGKSSFINWYVEEHIQRTGVAIETQGFSFVTSGRKRESLTGNATLHLYPHFKPLLELKGVSEYLGTEICTSRQKRFSLVTFVDSPGLVDGDMKYPFDVDQAIMWLGELCDLILVFFDPMGQALCKRTLNIVEKLNEKHGDRLRFYLSKADEAGGESDRQRVMMQIVQELCKRPGLNKCGFDMPTIYVPNPNKPSRCVNQIEEACRTIEKTINQTVQNTLNSLEKDCELITKAIADTLSHDRQTSVGNRRARCKGCLLALLGFSVPFMLMAALVLGSLSRELLEMSLGHDGIEALSLYLAPAVRMFDSMSVEYQLYSCGGLIFLSFLLLILARFSFRSRPTLSGRQKRQLQEKLDYVQEVVKTKKKKLYEEYLRQSVGDQDMD, from the exons ATGTCTGGGAAAATCAAGAGCCGAATCGCGGCAAATGCCGACTCGTTGTCTGGAAGTGTGTCTTGCGATGAGCGCATTTTACGAGACTGTCATCAATTGTACATCGATGCCGACAGTG GGCTGGTAGCAGTGGCCCAGTCCGTTGGCGTGACTCTGCTGGCTCCCAGGAAAAAGATCACGGTCATGTTGATGGGCAACCACTCTGCCGGCAAGAGCTCCTTCATCAACTG GTATGTGGAGGAACACATCCAGCGCACAGGAGTGGCCATTGAGACGCAAGGCTTCAGCTTTGTCACAAGTGGCCGCAAGAGAGAGTCTCTGACT GGAAATGCCACGCTGCACCTTTACCCACACTTCAAACCTCTACTCGAGCTCAAAG gTGTGTCTGAGTACCTGGGTACTGAGATCTGCACTTCGAGGCAAAAGCGCTTCAGCTTGGTGACGTTTGTGGACTCTCCTGGCCTGGTGGACGGGGACATGAAGTACCCCTTCGATGTGGACCAGGCCATCATGTGGCTGG gCGAGCTGTGTGACCTCATCCTGGTGTTCTTTGACCCCATGGGCCAGGCGCTGTGCAAACGCACCCTCAACATCGTGGAGAAGCTCAACGAGAAGCACGGCGACCGTCTGCGCTTCTACCTCAGCAAGGCCGACGAGGCCGGGGGAGAGTcggacagacag AGGGTGATGATGCAGATCGTCCAGGAGCTGTGCAAGCGGCCGGGACTCAACAAGTGTGGCTTTGACATGCCTACCATCTATGTCCCCAACCCCAACAAG CCCAGTCGCTGTGTGAACCAGATTGAGGAGGCATGTCGCACCATCGAGAAGACCATCAACCAGACTGTCCAGAACACGCTCAACTCACTAGAGAAGGACTGTGAGCTCATCACTAAGGCCATTGCAGATACACTCAGCCACGACAG gcAGACCAGTGTAGGTAACCGGCGGGCGCGCTGTAAGGGCTGTTTGTTGGCTCTTCTGGGCTTCAGTGTCCCCTTCATGCTGATGGCAGCCCTGGTGCTGGGCAGCCTCTCCAGAGAGCTGCTAGAGATGTCCCTGGGGCATGATGGCATcgaagccctctctctctatctg GCTCCTGCAGTGAGAATGTTTGACTCTATGTCTGTGGAGTACCAGCTCTACAGTTGTGGCGGActcatcttcctctccttcctactcctcatccTTGCCCGCTTCTCCTTCAG atctCGGCCCACTCTCTCTGGCCGACAGAAGAGGCAGCTACAGGAAAAGCTGGATTATGTGCAGGAGGTGGTAAAGACTAAGAAg AAGAAGCTCTATGAGGAATACCTTCGCCAGAGTGTGGGTGATCAAGATATGGACTGA
- the LOC124000781 gene encoding ADP-ribose pyrophosphatase, mitochondrial-like isoform X1 — MIRVGRNWVGPIRIALSLLGFPFCLCTSGIRPLTSFSPDQFIGKVSKSLSTSGCSLCVLPPSVFTMPCSAPHNKARCPKYPGSETHRFPVPDDKVDWNTDWPQYKPVGYTAPSVLIKPVWADQDIRSFSPRFNALDGNVDRRSHEGDYRVEQGMPLNPHGRTGLTGRGLLGRWGPNHAADPIVTRWKRDSAGQQVSHPVSKLPVLQFVSIKRRDCGEWAIPGGMVDPGELVSLTLQREFSEEALNSLAASPQDRERIHERITQLFNSPGLEVYKGYVDDPRNNDNSWMETVAVNFHDDTGNSVSELPLQAGDDAGQVHWIDLDSVLSLYASHSQFLEVVAKERHAHW; from the exons aTGATACGAGTGGGACGGAACTGGGTTGGGCCGATTCGAATAGCACTTAGCCTTTTAGGATTTCCATTTTGCCTCTGCACCTCAGGAATCAG gcctCTCACCTCGTTCTCTCCTGACCAGTTTATTGGCAAAGTTAGTAAAAGCCTCAGTACCAgtggctgtagtctgtgtgtgCTACCGCCCAGTGTCTTCACCATGCCCTGCTCGGCCCCTCACAACAAGGCCAGGTGCCCAAAGTACCCCGGCTCAGAGACACACCGGTTCCCAGTGCCTGATGACAAAGTTGACTGGAATACTGATTGGCCCCAGTACAAACCAGTGGGCTACACTGCCCCATCTGTGCTCATCAAGCCTGTATGGGCCGATCAGGACAtcag GTCTTTCTCCCCGCGGTTTAACGCTCTGGATGGCAATGTGGACAGGCGGAGTCACGAGGGAGACTACAGAGTGGAACAAGGCATGCCACT AAATCCTCACGGCCGCACTGGTTTGACTGGGAGAGGTTTACTGGGACGATGGGGACCCAATCATGCAGCAGATCCCATTGTTACCAG GTGGAAGAGAGACTCAGCTGGACAGCAAGTGTCACACCCAGTGTCCAAACTGCCAGTTTTGCAGTTTGTGTCCATCAAGAGGAGAGACTGTGGGGAATGGGCCATCCCAGGG gGTATGGTAGACCCGGGGGAGCTGGTGTCCCTCACCCTGCAGCGTGAGTTCTCTGAGGAGGCTCTGAACTCCCTGGCAGCTTCCCCCCAGGACAGAGAGCGGATCCACGAGCGCATCACTCAGCTGTTCAACTCGCCGGGTCTGGAG GTTTATAAGGGCTATGTAGATGACCCAAGAAATAATGACAACTCTTGGATGGAAACGGTTGCTGTCAACTTCCATGATGATACAG GTAACAGTGTGAGCGAGCTCCCGTTGCAAGCGGGCGATGATGCTGGGCAAGTCCACTGGATCGACCTTGACTCCGTCCTATCCCTCTATGCAAGCCACTCCCAGTTTTTGGAGGTGGTCGCCAAGGAGAGGCATGCTCACTGGTAA
- the LOC124000781 gene encoding ADP-ribose pyrophosphatase, mitochondrial-like isoform X2: protein MPCSAPHNKARCPKYPGSETHRFPVPDDKVDWNTDWPQYKPVGYTAPSVLIKPVWADQDIRSFSPRFNALDGNVDRRSHEGDYRVEQGMPLNPHGRTGLTGRGLLGRWGPNHAADPIVTRWKRDSAGQQVSHPVSKLPVLQFVSIKRRDCGEWAIPGGMVDPGELVSLTLQREFSEEALNSLAASPQDRERIHERITQLFNSPGLEVYKGYVDDPRNNDNSWMETVAVNFHDDTGNSVSELPLQAGDDAGQVHWIDLDSVLSLYASHSQFLEVVAKERHAHW from the exons ATGCCCTGCTCGGCCCCTCACAACAAGGCCAGGTGCCCAAAGTACCCCGGCTCAGAGACACACCGGTTCCCAGTGCCTGATGACAAAGTTGACTGGAATACTGATTGGCCCCAGTACAAACCAGTGGGCTACACTGCCCCATCTGTGCTCATCAAGCCTGTATGGGCCGATCAGGACAtcag GTCTTTCTCCCCGCGGTTTAACGCTCTGGATGGCAATGTGGACAGGCGGAGTCACGAGGGAGACTACAGAGTGGAACAAGGCATGCCACT AAATCCTCACGGCCGCACTGGTTTGACTGGGAGAGGTTTACTGGGACGATGGGGACCCAATCATGCAGCAGATCCCATTGTTACCAG GTGGAAGAGAGACTCAGCTGGACAGCAAGTGTCACACCCAGTGTCCAAACTGCCAGTTTTGCAGTTTGTGTCCATCAAGAGGAGAGACTGTGGGGAATGGGCCATCCCAGGG gGTATGGTAGACCCGGGGGAGCTGGTGTCCCTCACCCTGCAGCGTGAGTTCTCTGAGGAGGCTCTGAACTCCCTGGCAGCTTCCCCCCAGGACAGAGAGCGGATCCACGAGCGCATCACTCAGCTGTTCAACTCGCCGGGTCTGGAG GTTTATAAGGGCTATGTAGATGACCCAAGAAATAATGACAACTCTTGGATGGAAACGGTTGCTGTCAACTTCCATGATGATACAG GTAACAGTGTGAGCGAGCTCCCGTTGCAAGCGGGCGATGATGCTGGGCAAGTCCACTGGATCGACCTTGACTCCGTCCTATCCCTCTATGCAAGCCACTCCCAGTTTTTGGAGGTGGTCGCCAAGGAGAGGCATGCTCACTGGTAA